Proteins encoded in a region of the Nitrospirota bacterium genome:
- a CDS encoding TRAM domain-containing protein, producing MVSRAIFVLLSALAGMVLFLRAEPANASYWLYGVGIGALTGGLIVAGEYALRNLSFGIIVGGTGGLAIGLLLTGLVEWVGGEIFDVQTFLFHIGGLVFLLGLPYLGLVLGARFGKEKFPSSEQKFFELSGSTVCPKVLDTSVIIDGRAADLCETGFLEGTFLVPHFILDELQHIADSSDSLKRARGRRGLDILNKIQKMVGVDVRIIDEDFPHIKEVDAKLVVLAKKMNAKIITNDLNLNKVAELQGVRVLNINELCNALRPAVLPGETIRVFVLKEGKEANQGVAYLDDGTMIVVDNARRSIGRNVDVVVTSVLQTTAGRMIFTRLKEDTEREELQVARG from the coding sequence ATGGTATCGCGAGCCATATTCGTCCTTCTCAGTGCCTTGGCCGGGATGGTGCTGTTCTTGAGAGCCGAGCCGGCCAATGCGTCCTATTGGTTGTACGGAGTCGGCATCGGGGCCCTCACGGGTGGGTTGATCGTCGCCGGAGAGTACGCGTTACGCAACTTATCATTCGGCATTATTGTGGGAGGAACAGGCGGCTTAGCCATCGGGCTGTTGCTCACCGGATTAGTCGAATGGGTCGGCGGTGAGATCTTCGATGTTCAAACCTTCCTGTTTCATATCGGCGGGCTGGTGTTTCTTCTCGGGCTGCCCTATTTAGGGCTCGTGCTTGGTGCGCGGTTCGGGAAGGAGAAGTTCCCGAGCTCGGAGCAGAAGTTCTTCGAATTATCTGGTTCGACCGTCTGCCCAAAAGTGCTGGATACCAGCGTGATTATCGATGGGCGGGCGGCGGACCTCTGTGAAACCGGATTTCTTGAAGGTACCTTTCTCGTGCCGCATTTCATCTTGGACGAACTCCAGCACATTGCCGACTCGTCCGATTCGCTGAAGCGTGCTCGAGGCCGGCGCGGCCTCGACATCCTCAACAAGATTCAAAAGATGGTCGGCGTCGATGTGCGGATCATCGACGAGGATTTTCCTCACATCAAAGAAGTCGATGCAAAGTTGGTCGTGCTGGCAAAAAAGATGAATGCGAAAATCATCACCAATGATTTGAACTTGAATAAAGTGGCCGAGCTGCAAGGGGTGCGGGTCCTGAACATCAACGAACTCTGCAACGCACTCCGTCCTGCCGTCTTGCCGGGAGAGACTATCCGGGTGTTTGTGTTGAAGGAAGGGAAGGAAGCCAACCAGGGTGTAGCCTATCTGGACGACGGGACGATGATCGTCGTCGATAATGCCCGGCGCTCGATTGGGCGGAATGTGGATGTCGTGGTGACCAGCGTGCTGCAAACGACCGCAGGACGCATGATCTTTACCCGCCTGAAGGAAGACACCGAGCGAGAGGAGTTACAAGTCGCTCGTGGCTAA
- the ispD gene encoding 2-C-methyl-D-erythritol 4-phosphate cytidylyltransferase produces the protein MAKRVVAVVPAAGKGLRMGGAVPKQFLSLGGEPIVVHSLRALQAAACIHDIILAVPSADLDYCRNDLVVRYGFTKVTKIVQGGKERQDSVRLGLDEVSEETEIVLVHDAVRPFVTVAMIEDVVAAARQHGGAIIALPMRDTVKQVGPGHLIQRTVDRQPLWLAQTPQAFRMDWLREAHRKAKVEGVPATDDAFLFEWMGHPVVVVEGSGENIKVTRPEDLVIGEAILASRAAVRSGGLA, from the coding sequence GTGGCTAAACGCGTTGTGGCGGTCGTTCCTGCAGCCGGCAAAGGGCTGCGGATGGGTGGCGCCGTTCCCAAGCAGTTTCTTTCGTTGGGCGGTGAGCCCATTGTGGTGCATTCCCTTCGGGCGCTCCAAGCTGCTGCCTGCATCCACGACATTATTCTCGCCGTGCCGTCAGCCGATCTCGACTATTGCCGCAACGATCTCGTGGTCCGGTACGGATTCACAAAGGTCACCAAGATTGTACAGGGCGGCAAGGAGCGTCAGGACTCGGTTCGGCTTGGGCTGGATGAGGTGTCTGAGGAGACGGAGATCGTACTGGTCCATGATGCGGTTCGGCCGTTTGTGACGGTGGCGATGATCGAGGACGTTGTGGCGGCAGCCCGCCAACATGGGGGAGCTATCATTGCGCTCCCCATGCGGGATACGGTCAAGCAGGTCGGGCCCGGGCATCTCATCCAGCGGACGGTTGATCGGCAACCCCTCTGGTTGGCTCAGACGCCGCAGGCCTTTCGAATGGATTGGCTGCGAGAGGCACACCGAAAAGCCAAGGTGGAAGGGGTGCCAGCCACAGACGACGCATTTTTGTTCGAGTGGATGGGCCATCCGGTGGTGGTCGTCGAGGGGAGCGGAGAAAACATCAAAGTGACGCGGCCGGAAGACCTGGTGATTGGCGAAGCCATTCTCGCGTCCCGGGCTGCCGTGCGATCTGGAGGGCTGGCATGA
- the ispF gene encoding 2-C-methyl-D-erythritol 2,4-cyclodiphosphate synthase: MTKIRVGCGYDVHPLGAGRKLILGGVEVPHSKGLLGHSDSDVLVHAVCDALLGAMGEGDLGRHYPSSDQKYKGISSLKLLEDVMGKLAKKGYRVVNVDTIIVAQAPRLSAFLAAMQQQIAQVMGIEPDLVNIKVKSGEGLDAVGREEGMQAHAVCLIEAL; encoded by the coding sequence ATGACGAAGATTCGTGTGGGGTGCGGGTACGATGTGCACCCGCTCGGTGCAGGGAGAAAATTAATCTTGGGCGGGGTCGAAGTCCCACATTCGAAAGGTTTGCTGGGACATTCCGATTCCGACGTGCTCGTGCATGCGGTCTGCGATGCCCTGCTCGGCGCGATGGGGGAAGGTGATCTGGGCCGGCATTACCCGAGTTCCGATCAGAAGTACAAGGGGATTTCTAGCCTGAAGCTGCTTGAAGATGTGATGGGGAAGCTGGCGAAGAAAGGGTATCGGGTCGTGAATGTCGATACGATCATTGTGGCACAGGCTCCCCGGTTGAGCGCGTTTCTGGCTGCCATGCAACAGCAGATTGCGCAGGTGATGGGGATTGAGCCTGATCTGGTGAATATCAAAGTGAAGAGCGGCGAGGGTCTCGATGCTGTCGGGCGCGAGGAGGGCATGCAGGCCCATGCGGTCTGTTTGATTGAGGCCTTGTGA
- the cysE gene encoding serine O-acetyltransferase, which yields MLKAIRQDLQAVFDRDPAATSRLEVIFTYAGFHALLIFRLAHWLKCHGVPFVPRALSQLARWLTGIEIHPSAKIGTGFFIDHGMGVVIGETAEVGDYVTLFQGVTLGGTGKERGKRHPTVGNHVVVGAGAKILGGITIGDNVKIGANSVVLKNVAANSTVIGVPARVIKTQGERLPDATMDHINLPDPVSDRLLALEQELIDLRTKLENQESPRLF from the coding sequence ATGCTGAAAGCCATTCGACAGGACCTTCAGGCCGTATTCGATCGGGACCCTGCGGCCACGAGCCGCCTTGAGGTCATTTTTACCTATGCCGGATTTCATGCCCTCCTCATCTTTCGTCTCGCGCATTGGTTGAAGTGTCACGGCGTGCCATTTGTTCCGCGAGCCTTGTCCCAGTTGGCGCGTTGGCTCACCGGCATTGAAATTCATCCTTCGGCCAAGATCGGTACTGGGTTTTTCATCGATCATGGGATGGGTGTCGTGATCGGCGAGACGGCTGAGGTTGGAGACTACGTGACCCTGTTTCAGGGCGTGACACTCGGTGGAACGGGCAAGGAGCGTGGGAAGCGACATCCGACAGTGGGGAATCATGTCGTCGTCGGAGCCGGGGCCAAGATTCTCGGTGGGATTACGATCGGCGACAATGTGAAGATCGGTGCCAACTCGGTTGTGCTGAAAAACGTCGCGGCGAACTCTACGGTTATTGGTGTACCGGCTCGCGTGATTAAAACGCAAGGCGAGCGGCTACCCGATGCCACCATGGACCACATCAACCTCCCTGACCCCGTCAGTGACCGGCTCTTAGCACTCGAACAGGAGCTGATCGACCTTCGCACGAAGTTAGAGAATCAAGAGTCCCCCCGCCTGTTCTAG
- a CDS encoding PsiF family protein has product MTKTSSLAVVSFFVSGLCIAPFAFAAPAQQNKMKTCNADATAKGLGEGKGDERKAFMKECLSAKPAKAEKVGGTQQNKMKTCNKEAGEQSLKGEERKKFMSTCLSN; this is encoded by the coding sequence ATGACGAAGACATCCAGCCTCGCGGTGGTATCCTTCTTTGTGTCCGGACTGTGCATCGCGCCGTTTGCTTTCGCGGCGCCGGCTCAGCAAAACAAAATGAAGACGTGCAATGCAGACGCGACGGCGAAGGGATTGGGTGAAGGGAAAGGCGATGAACGGAAGGCGTTTATGAAAGAATGCCTCTCGGCAAAACCGGCAAAAGCGGAGAAGGTAGGTGGGACTCAGCAGAATAAGATGAAGACCTGCAACAAAGAAGCGGGCGAGCAGAGCCTCAAGGGCGAAGAGCGAAAGAAATTCATGAGTACCTGTCTGTCGAACTAA
- the truA gene encoding tRNA pseudouridine(38-40) synthase TruA, producing MPTVKLVLEYDGTGYAGWQRQPDQPTIQAAIEQAIQQVSQATVSVIGAGRTDSGVHALGQVASFRTGLEWTATNWMRALNAVLPKDIAVRASALMDDHFHAQHSARGKLYTYRILHRSAKPAIDRAFVWHIYRPLDEAAMRQAATALIGTQDFSSFEGSLTDNTNPICHLQQLSVIRHGDQILIEAYADRFLKHMVRAMVGTVVDVGLGKRPADSLAEVLRARDRSAAGRTAPPHGLCLMHVDYE from the coding sequence ATGCCTACCGTAAAGTTAGTCCTTGAATACGACGGTACCGGCTACGCCGGGTGGCAGCGCCAACCAGACCAACCCACGATCCAAGCGGCCATCGAGCAGGCCATCCAACAAGTTAGTCAAGCCACGGTCTCCGTGATCGGCGCAGGCCGCACCGACTCCGGCGTCCATGCGCTCGGACAGGTCGCCAGTTTTCGTACGGGGCTGGAATGGACGGCAACCAACTGGATGCGGGCGCTCAATGCCGTGTTGCCGAAAGACATTGCCGTTCGTGCCTCTGCCCTCATGGACGACCACTTTCATGCACAACATAGCGCACGCGGTAAGCTTTACACCTATCGTATCCTCCACCGTTCAGCCAAACCTGCCATCGACCGTGCGTTTGTCTGGCATATCTACCGCCCGCTGGATGAGGCAGCCATGCGGCAGGCTGCCACCGCGCTGATCGGGACACAGGACTTTTCCTCCTTCGAGGGTAGCCTGACGGACAACACCAACCCCATCTGCCATCTGCAACAACTTTCGGTCATTCGCCATGGCGACCAGATTCTGATTGAAGCCTACGCCGACCGGTTTCTGAAGCACATGGTTCGCGCAATGGTTGGAACGGTCGTCGACGTGGGACTGGGTAAACGGCCCGCCGACAGTCTCGCGGAGGTCCTGAGGGCCAGAGATCGATCTGCCGCAGGCCGAACTGCCCCACCTCATGGTCTCTGTCTCATGCACGTGGATTACGAGTAA